In Dermacentor silvarum isolate Dsil-2018 chromosome 2, BIME_Dsil_1.4, whole genome shotgun sequence, the following proteins share a genomic window:
- the LOC119440105 gene encoding uncharacterized protein LOC119440105 isoform X1: MDGNYSCFTHFSFEDSSSWQPNRDSRVCSKHFVNGEKSTIESHPGYVPTIFPTVYKKRSTSSTAQLARFNRWKQRYSGSSASLATPASADSPGPASPYTAETGAIGTSSLATVDLATSTDLLYERSSTEGLDLLSTVAAELCTAVKSVETQTEERSVSSKNFSVFMCFISESGTSTQVTHLETCDNSVQHKPEVSSRHSGSDHRTSYFSGYDSIAKSANALQDLCSVSKEVFAMLLSMLPPSERKCDVTAENRLLLFLLKLKLGISYSSLAILFSVSETSASRHFKSVLKTLAVATKQWIFRPPSRVIQATMPDSFKVHYPSCTMIIDCTEIRTEQPPTVQQERVLYSNYKGAYTLKFLVAVTPGGMICFCSKAYGGRLSDAHITVDSGFLDLVQPGDTVLADKGFPGIQTVLGNQNAVLVMPPFLHASQFTPEEVRDTYNIAQVRIHVERMIQRIKIYNVLNNKVPTELIPCMTDVFHVCCVLANLQLPIIKRKEQQQSFVVSAS; encoded by the exons ATGGATGGTAATTACTCATGTTTTACTCATTTCAGTTTTGAGGACTCCTCTAGCTGGCAGCCTAATCGAGATTCGAGGGTGTGTTCCAAACATTTTGTGAATGGCGAGAAAAGCACAATTGAAAGCCACCCAGGTTATGTACCAACAATATTCCCGACCGTGTACAAGAAGAGGTCCACTTCATCTACTGCTCAGCTGGCTAGATTTAATAG GTGGAAGCAGCGGTACTCTGGGTCATCTGCATCACTGGCTACTCCTGCATCAGCTGATTCCCCTGGACCAGCTTCTCCCTACACAGCTGAGACAGGAGCCATTGGTACCAGCAGCCTTGCCACAGTTGATCTAGCAACTAGTACAGACCTGTTGTACGAGCGGAGCTCGACAGAGGGCTTAGATCTACTGTCCACTGTCGCTGCTGAGCTTTGCACTGCAGTAAAATCCGTG GAAACACAAACTGAAGAAAGAAGCGTGTCAAGCAAGAATTTCTCGGTGTTCATGTGCTTCATTAGTGAGTCAGGGACATCAACTCAAGTGACGCATCTTGAGACATGCGACAACAGTGTGCAACACAAGCCAGAGGTCAGTAGCAGGCATAGTGGCTCTGACCACAGAACCAGCTACTTCTCCGGCTACGACAGCATCGCTAAATCTGCAAATGCATTGCAAGACCTGTGCAGTGTCAGCAAAGAAGTGTTTGCAATGCTTCTGAGCATGCTTCCACCTTCAGAGCGAAAATGTGATGTCACTGCTGAGAATAggcttcttttgtttcttttgaagTTAAAGCTTGGAATCAGCTACTCATCACTGGCTATTCTCTTCTCGGTAAGCGAAACGTCGGCATCAAGGCATTTCAAGAGTGTTCTCAAAACGCTCGCTGTGGCAACTAAACAATGGATTTTTCGCCCCCCATCAAGAGTGATTCAGGCCACAATGCCAGACAGCTTTAAGGTGCATTATCCTAGCTGCACTATGATTATTGACTGCACAGAAATACGTACAGAGCAGCCACCAACTGTGCAACAAGAACGAGTCTTGTACTCAAATTACAAAGGTGCATATACACTGAAGTTTTTAGTGGCTGTAACACCAGGAGGAATGATTTGTTTTTGTTCAAAGGCCTATGGTGGTAGACTGTCTGATGCCCACATTACAGTTGATTCTGGTTTCCTCGATCTTGTTCAACCTGGGGATACAGTTCTTGCCGATAAGGGATTTCCAGGCATCCAGACAGTTTTAGGAAACCAGAATGCTGTTCTTGTTATGCCTCCATTTCTCCATGCCTCTCAGTTTACGCCAGAGGAGGTTAGGGACACTTACAATATCGCTCAAGTGCGGATACATGTCGAACGAATGATTCAGAGGATTAAAATATATAATGTCTTGAACAACAAAGTACCAACTGAGCTTATTCCATGCATGACGGATGTTTTTCATGTCTGCTGTGTGCTAGCAAACCTCCAGCTCCCAATAATTAAGCGCAAAGAACAACAACAGTCATTTGTCGTGTCTGCATCATGA
- the LOC119440105 gene encoding uncharacterized protein LOC119440105 isoform X2: protein MCFISESGTSTQVTHLETCDNSVQHKPEVSSRHSGSDHRTSYFSGYDSIAKSANALQDLCSVSKEVFAMLLSMLPPSERKCDVTAENRLLLFLLKLKLGISYSSLAILFSVSETSASRHFKSVLKTLAVATKQWIFRPPSRVIQATMPDSFKVHYPSCTMIIDCTEIRTEQPPTVQQERVLYSNYKGAYTLKFLVAVTPGGMICFCSKAYGGRLSDAHITVDSGFLDLVQPGDTVLADKGFPGIQTVLGNQNAVLVMPPFLHASQFTPEEVRDTYNIAQVRIHVERMIQRIKIYNVLNNKVPTELIPCMTDVFHVCCVLANLQLPIIKRKEQQQSFVVSAS, encoded by the coding sequence ATGTGCTTCATTAGTGAGTCAGGGACATCAACTCAAGTGACGCATCTTGAGACATGCGACAACAGTGTGCAACACAAGCCAGAGGTCAGTAGCAGGCATAGTGGCTCTGACCACAGAACCAGCTACTTCTCCGGCTACGACAGCATCGCTAAATCTGCAAATGCATTGCAAGACCTGTGCAGTGTCAGCAAAGAAGTGTTTGCAATGCTTCTGAGCATGCTTCCACCTTCAGAGCGAAAATGTGATGTCACTGCTGAGAATAggcttcttttgtttcttttgaagTTAAAGCTTGGAATCAGCTACTCATCACTGGCTATTCTCTTCTCGGTAAGCGAAACGTCGGCATCAAGGCATTTCAAGAGTGTTCTCAAAACGCTCGCTGTGGCAACTAAACAATGGATTTTTCGCCCCCCATCAAGAGTGATTCAGGCCACAATGCCAGACAGCTTTAAGGTGCATTATCCTAGCTGCACTATGATTATTGACTGCACAGAAATACGTACAGAGCAGCCACCAACTGTGCAACAAGAACGAGTCTTGTACTCAAATTACAAAGGTGCATATACACTGAAGTTTTTAGTGGCTGTAACACCAGGAGGAATGATTTGTTTTTGTTCAAAGGCCTATGGTGGTAGACTGTCTGATGCCCACATTACAGTTGATTCTGGTTTCCTCGATCTTGTTCAACCTGGGGATACAGTTCTTGCCGATAAGGGATTTCCAGGCATCCAGACAGTTTTAGGAAACCAGAATGCTGTTCTTGTTATGCCTCCATTTCTCCATGCCTCTCAGTTTACGCCAGAGGAGGTTAGGGACACTTACAATATCGCTCAAGTGCGGATACATGTCGAACGAATGATTCAGAGGATTAAAATATATAATGTCTTGAACAACAAAGTACCAACTGAGCTTATTCCATGCATGACGGATGTTTTTCATGTCTGCTGTGTGCTAGCAAACCTCCAGCTCCCAATAATTAAGCGCAAAGAACAACAACAGTCATTTGTCGTGTCTGCATCATGA